The following are from one region of the Ruficoccus sp. ZRK36 genome:
- a CDS encoding STAS domain-containing protein, with amino-acid sequence MADNDTPVFLVDGYSDPALLRIQGRASYLNCAPVSDFFKHMLSEGRTHVVVDFASCTAMDSTFLGILAGAAMDFRKQKPPGKLTLVRLSERNLELVRNLGLHRILEVDAEGRSLSFDVDRAQAVATKAPGPAHASAESMLRAHEHLVEADKGNLKKFQDVLAYLRLQVEKDKEADED; translated from the coding sequence ATGGCAGATAACGACACACCTGTTTTCCTCGTAGATGGATATTCCGACCCGGCCCTGTTGCGTATACAGGGGCGGGCCAGTTACCTGAACTGTGCGCCCGTCAGCGACTTCTTTAAGCATATGCTGTCGGAAGGGCGCACCCACGTGGTGGTGGACTTCGCCAGTTGTACGGCGATGGACAGTACCTTCCTCGGCATTCTGGCCGGGGCCGCGATGGACTTCCGCAAGCAAAAGCCGCCCGGCAAGCTTACACTGGTGCGCTTGAGTGAGCGAAATCTGGAGCTGGTCCGCAATCTCGGTCTGCACCGCATTCTTGAGGTCGATGCCGAGGGGCGCTCCCTGAGCTTCGATGTGGACCGTGCGCAAGCTGTCGCCACCAAGGCGCCCGGCCCGGCGCATGCCTCGGCCGAGAGTATGCTGCGCGCGCATGAGCACCTGGTTGAGGCCGACAAGGGCAACCTGAAGAAGTTTCAGGACGTGCTCGCGTACCTGCGGCTGCAGGTGGAGAAAGACAAGGAAGCTGACGAGGATTGA
- a CDS encoding redoxin domain-containing protein, which translates to MNTKTADGLKEVTLSDNFGKKKTVLLFFPFAFTSVCQNEMCSISSGMDDYEKLEADVYGISVDSPFAQEGWAKANKITVTLLSDFNKEVASGYDVLYADLLGLKGVAKRSAFVVDKDGTIAYSWSSEDPHDLPPFDEVKAALQ; encoded by the coding sequence TTGAATACCAAAACGGCCGATGGCCTGAAGGAAGTCACCCTCAGTGACAACTTCGGCAAGAAGAAGACCGTTCTGCTCTTTTTCCCCTTCGCCTTCACCAGTGTCTGCCAGAATGAGATGTGCAGCATCTCCTCCGGCATGGATGACTACGAAAAGCTCGAAGCCGACGTGTACGGTATCAGCGTGGACAGCCCGTTCGCCCAGGAGGGTTGGGCCAAGGCTAACAAGATCACCGTCACCCTGCTGAGTGACTTTAATAAGGAGGTCGCCTCCGGCTATGATGTCCTTTACGCCGACCTGCTCGGCCTCAAGGGCGTGGCCAAGCGCTCCGCCTTCGTCGTCGATAAGGACGGCACCATCGCCTACAGCTGGTCCAGCGAGGACCCGCACGACCTGCCTCCCTTTGACGAGGTCAAGGCCGCTCTGCAATAA
- a CDS encoding MFS transporter, translating into MRSIESAGSACRGFGLRKPEVTSFMYSALGEGIADGHAGRLMGFGNGKWLHPDVPFRPSRVPFFYGWVVVGASVMGMVSSMPGQTAGVGPFTEDLLSHMELSRVQLSTAYFVGTALSGFILPRIGKFFDRFGARVTGTLVEIAFGLSLFYMAACSGIYHLLKPTDEPAPWLALPLVMLGFFMIRFLGQGVIAMTSRAMLGKWFNRKRGLASALGGAIGGVCFSAAPLVLYSIVIRLGWREAWLAMGVVLIFGVSALCWLLYRDNPEECGLVMDGEAPPAEPSGPSDPEFNVHKEFTAPEAIRTYPFWIFTAVFSLMSLFLTAVGFHAVDIARESGWEATAFYKLFLWMTCINIPTGFFIGWLTGRIRLKPLLMAMAATMAISGLGLLYLNASWGVIVYVVAGGYAGASFGTLMAVVYPRYFGRVHLGAISGWSMFSLVIASAVAPLIWSLSEDFTGTYSTATWIFCGCCLVLFVASAFVNNPQRKLASSSVR; encoded by the coding sequence ATGCGCAGCATCGAAAGTGCAGGCTCTGCCTGCCGCGGGTTCGGGCTGCGTAAGCCCGAAGTTACATCCTTCATGTATTCGGCGCTTGGCGAGGGGATTGCCGATGGGCATGCTGGGCGGCTTATGGGGTTTGGTAATGGAAAGTGGCTGCATCCGGATGTGCCGTTTAGGCCGTCGCGAGTACCGTTCTTTTATGGATGGGTCGTAGTGGGTGCTTCGGTCATGGGTATGGTCTCCAGTATGCCGGGGCAGACGGCCGGGGTGGGGCCTTTTACCGAGGACTTGCTCTCCCACATGGAGCTGTCGCGGGTGCAGTTGAGCACGGCCTATTTTGTGGGCACGGCGCTGAGCGGGTTCATCCTGCCCCGTATCGGGAAGTTCTTTGACCGCTTTGGGGCTCGGGTCACAGGAACGCTGGTCGAGATCGCCTTTGGGCTTAGCCTTTTTTATATGGCGGCCTGCTCGGGTATCTACCACCTGCTCAAGCCGACTGACGAGCCAGCGCCCTGGCTGGCTCTGCCGCTTGTCATGCTGGGCTTTTTTATGATTCGTTTTCTGGGGCAGGGCGTGATCGCCATGACCTCGCGTGCCATGCTTGGCAAGTGGTTCAACCGCAAACGTGGGCTCGCCAGCGCGCTGGGGGGAGCCATCGGAGGGGTCTGCTTTTCAGCGGCACCGCTGGTGCTCTATTCGATCGTGATTCGCTTAGGCTGGCGCGAGGCCTGGCTGGCGATGGGGGTCGTGCTGATCTTTGGCGTTTCCGCCCTGTGCTGGCTGCTCTACCGGGACAACCCGGAGGAGTGCGGGCTGGTCATGGATGGCGAAGCCCCTCCAGCGGAGCCGAGCGGCCCGTCCGACCCGGAATTTAATGTCCACAAAGAGTTTACTGCGCCGGAGGCGATCCGGACGTACCCCTTCTGGATCTTTACCGCCGTCTTCAGCCTGATGAGCCTTTTCCTGACCGCAGTCGGCTTTCACGCGGTGGACATCGCGCGGGAGTCCGGCTGGGAGGCGACGGCTTTCTATAAGCTGTTCCTGTGGATGACGTGTATTAACATCCCGACCGGCTTTTTCATTGGCTGGCTGACCGGACGCATCCGCCTGAAGCCCCTGCTCATGGCCATGGCGGCGACGATGGCGATCTCCGGGCTGGGGCTGCTCTACCTGAACGCATCCTGGGGTGTGATTGTGTATGTGGTCGCGGGCGGCTACGCGGGTGCCAGCTTTGGGACGTTGATGGCGGTCGTCTATCCGCGCTATTTCGGGCGGGTGCACCTCGGGGCGATCAGTGGCTGGTCCATGTTCTCGTTGGTCATTGCCAGTGCGGTTGCGCCGCTGATCTGGAGCCTCTCAGAGGACTTTACGGGGACCTACTCGACCGCGACCTGGATCTTCTGTGGATGCTGCCTCGTGCTCTTTGTCGCTTCCGCCTTCGTCAACAACCCGCAGCGCAAACTTGCATCCTCATCCGTACGGTGA
- a CDS encoding GAF domain-containing SpoIIE family protein phosphatase, with protein MGLFVGACLGWLLYIRQRRKNVQIDEEKQLVHQEKQIVVEFMHNLVEAIGAGVGREELFQHIVHASILSTGAMSACIFERTGKNTLKGIAVEGLFPPQHQLPEKSRDKLSTRSKFIEQILKSEVFEMGEGLIGSVARTGKAVLIEDARNDPRVIQHDDPALKVRSLVVAPLAFRSKILGVLAVANPADGIAFNEADFSLVQSLAEQAAMAIHNSDLMEMQIEKSKLDLDIAVASSIQGMILPQKFPDNSALDIDAFYRPAQKIGGDLYNVIRLDDDRVGLAIADVSGKGVPASLLMTICQTNLRHFAQSYRSPSEVLKAMNREMSEEIRRDMFITIIYAIIDTTQQTLTLARAGHELPLLCVHGGEDIKPELTFVGSEGMGLGMVPAEIFDFVIEDKTVPFQHGDIAVFYTDGVTEAADEEGTEFGSARLAECVRTLRNRSSRDLNTGIVSTVERYTGQAKFADDLTLITVKHT; from the coding sequence ATGGGCCTCTTTGTTGGGGCCTGCCTGGGCTGGCTGCTGTATATCCGCCAGCGTCGGAAAAATGTGCAAATCGACGAAGAGAAACAGCTCGTCCACCAGGAAAAGCAGATCGTGGTGGAGTTCATGCACAACCTCGTCGAGGCCATCGGTGCTGGTGTCGGGCGCGAGGAGCTCTTTCAGCACATCGTGCATGCCTCCATCCTGAGCACCGGTGCCATGAGCGCCTGCATCTTTGAGCGCACCGGTAAAAACACCCTCAAGGGCATCGCTGTAGAGGGGTTGTTCCCGCCGCAGCACCAGTTGCCCGAGAAGTCCCGGGACAAGCTCTCGACGCGCTCCAAGTTCATCGAGCAGATCCTCAAGTCCGAGGTCTTTGAAATGGGCGAGGGGCTGATCGGCTCGGTTGCCCGCACCGGTAAGGCCGTGCTGATCGAGGATGCCCGTAACGATCCGCGTGTCATTCAGCACGACGACCCCGCGCTAAAGGTGCGCTCACTGGTGGTTGCTCCGCTGGCATTCCGCTCCAAGATACTGGGCGTGCTTGCCGTGGCCAACCCGGCCGATGGGATCGCCTTTAATGAAGCGGACTTCTCGCTCGTCCAGTCGCTGGCTGAGCAGGCGGCCATGGCTATCCATAACTCCGACCTGATGGAGATGCAGATCGAGAAGAGTAAACTCGACCTCGACATTGCGGTGGCCAGCAGCATCCAGGGCATGATCCTGCCCCAGAAGTTCCCGGACAACTCGGCCCTGGACATCGACGCCTTTTACCGGCCCGCCCAGAAGATAGGCGGCGACCTCTACAATGTCATCCGACTGGATGATGATCGCGTGGGGCTGGCGATCGCAGACGTTTCCGGTAAGGGGGTGCCGGCTTCGCTGCTCATGACGATTTGCCAGACGAATCTGCGGCACTTCGCGCAGTCTTACCGCAGCCCGTCAGAAGTCCTCAAGGCGATGAACCGTGAGATGTCCGAGGAGATCCGCCGCGACATGTTTATCACGATTATTTATGCCATCATTGATACCACGCAGCAGACACTGACGCTGGCGCGCGCTGGCCACGAGTTGCCGCTGCTATGCGTGCATGGCGGTGAGGACATCAAACCGGAGCTGACCTTTGTCGGCTCTGAGGGCATGGGGCTGGGAATGGTCCCGGCGGAGATTTTCGACTTTGTCATCGAGGACAAGACCGTGCCCTTCCAGCATGGGGATATCGCCGTCTTCTATACCGATGGCGTCACCGAGGCTGCCGATGAGGAGGGCACGGAGTTTGGCTCGGCGAGGTTGGCCGAGTGTGTGCGCACGCTCCGTAACCGCTCCTCCCGAGACCTCAATACCGGGATCGTCTCCACCGTCGAGCGCTACACTGGCCAAGCGAAGTTTGCCGACGACCTCACGCTCATCACCGTCAAGCATACCTGA
- the acnA gene encoding aconitate hydratase AcnA, which translates to MTAPKDPFNARKELTVSGKKAGVYYALSSLEEAGLGDIKKLPVSIRIVLESVLRNCGQAGVDEEDVKRLAAWNATKPSENEIPFIVSRIVLQDFTGVPLLVDLAAMRDAVADLNKEPGLIEPLVPVDLVVDHSVQVDRAGTVSAFKDNLKIEFERNRERYEFLKWGQQAFETFSVIPPAIGIIHQVNLEYLARVVFQKEIGGENILYPDTLVGTDSHTTMINGIGIVGWGVGGIEAEAGMLGQPIAFQTPEVIGVNLTGELNEGVTATDLTLRITEMLRKEKVVGKFVEFHGEGAAALTLADRATIANMAPEYGATMGFFPVDEKSLDYLRATGRTEEQIELVKAYYEAQGLFGIPKKGEVTYTKVLDLDLASIVPSVAGPRRPQDRIDMPALKNTFLKLLETPAADGGFGVAPEDFDRRSTVKYAKSDARWQDDGGAPTATEMLPDIGHGSVLIAAITSCTNTSNPSVMLAAGLLAKKAVEAGLTVDPTVKCSLAPGSRVVTDYLAETDLQQYLDKLGFNLVGYGCTTCIGNSGPLEPEIEEAITEGDLVAASVLSGNRNFEARVHGSIKANFLMSPPLVVAFALAGKVNINLDEEPLGKGKDGQDVYLKDIWPSRDEIQENILKGLKPEMFREKYSTINEANPEWNEIPITEGDVYKWDGDSTYIQLPPFFEGFTPEPGTIDALTDMRPLALLGDSVTTDHISPAGSFKPETPAGKYLVEKGVDPKDFNSYGSRRGNDRIMTRGTFANVRIKNRMADGKEGGFTKLQPEGEVTTIFDACQEYKKRETPLIVFGGVDYGMGSSRDWAAKGTALLGVRAVVAKSFERIHRSNLIGMGVMPLCFQEGESIDTLGLDGTETFSLLGIDDDIKPGQDVTLEIKKADGSTAQATLKLRIDTAIEVEYYRHGGILPYVLRNLL; encoded by the coding sequence ATGACTGCACCCAAAGACCCGTTCAACGCCCGTAAGGAACTCACCGTCTCCGGCAAGAAAGCCGGGGTCTATTACGCGCTCTCGAGCCTCGAAGAGGCCGGACTGGGCGACATTAAAAAGCTCCCCGTGAGCATTCGTATCGTGCTGGAGTCGGTCCTGCGTAACTGCGGGCAGGCCGGCGTGGACGAGGAAGACGTCAAGCGCCTCGCCGCCTGGAACGCTACCAAGCCCTCCGAGAACGAAATCCCCTTCATCGTCTCCCGTATCGTCCTGCAGGACTTTACCGGGGTGCCGTTGCTGGTCGACCTCGCCGCCATGCGCGACGCTGTGGCCGACCTGAACAAGGAACCCGGCCTGATCGAGCCGCTCGTACCGGTTGACCTCGTGGTCGACCACTCCGTACAGGTGGACCGCGCCGGGACCGTTAGCGCCTTTAAGGACAACCTGAAGATCGAGTTCGAGCGCAACCGCGAGCGCTACGAGTTCCTCAAGTGGGGGCAGCAGGCCTTCGAGACCTTCTCGGTCATCCCGCCCGCCATCGGCATCATCCACCAGGTCAACCTGGAGTACCTGGCCCGCGTGGTCTTCCAGAAGGAAATCGGCGGCGAAAACATTCTTTATCCCGACACGCTCGTCGGCACCGACTCGCACACCACCATGATCAACGGTATCGGTATCGTTGGCTGGGGCGTGGGCGGTATCGAGGCCGAAGCCGGTATGCTCGGCCAGCCCATCGCTTTCCAGACTCCCGAGGTCATCGGTGTGAATCTCACCGGCGAGCTCAACGAGGGCGTCACCGCTACCGACTTGACCCTGCGCATCACCGAGATGCTCCGTAAGGAAAAGGTCGTGGGTAAGTTCGTCGAGTTCCACGGTGAAGGCGCCGCTGCGCTGACCCTGGCTGACCGCGCCACCATCGCCAACATGGCTCCCGAATACGGCGCCACGATGGGCTTCTTCCCGGTGGACGAAAAGTCGCTCGACTACCTGCGCGCCACCGGCCGCACCGAGGAGCAGATCGAGCTGGTCAAGGCTTACTACGAAGCTCAGGGCCTCTTCGGCATCCCGAAGAAGGGCGAAGTCACCTACACCAAGGTGCTCGACCTCGACCTGGCCAGCATCGTGCCGTCCGTGGCTGGCCCGCGCCGCCCGCAGGACCGCATCGACATGCCTGCGCTCAAGAATACTTTCCTCAAGCTGCTGGAAACCCCGGCGGCCGACGGTGGCTTCGGGGTCGCCCCGGAAGATTTCGATCGTCGCTCTACGGTCAAGTACGCCAAGTCCGATGCCCGTTGGCAGGACGACGGCGGCGCCCCGACCGCGACCGAAATGCTTCCCGACATCGGGCACGGCTCGGTCCTGATCGCGGCTATCACCAGCTGCACCAATACCTCGAACCCCTCCGTCATGCTGGCCGCCGGTCTGCTCGCGAAGAAGGCTGTCGAGGCCGGGCTCACCGTTGACCCGACCGTCAAGTGCAGCCTCGCTCCCGGTTCCCGCGTCGTGACCGACTACCTGGCCGAGACCGACCTGCAGCAGTACCTGGATAAGCTCGGCTTTAACCTCGTCGGCTACGGCTGCACGACCTGTATCGGTAACTCCGGCCCGCTGGAGCCCGAGATCGAGGAGGCCATCACCGAGGGCGACCTCGTGGCCGCCAGCGTGCTCTCCGGTAACCGCAACTTTGAAGCCCGCGTGCACGGCTCCATCAAGGCGAACTTCCTCATGTCGCCCCCGCTGGTGGTGGCCTTTGCGCTCGCCGGTAAGGTCAACATCAACCTCGACGAGGAGCCTCTCGGCAAGGGTAAGGATGGCCAGGACGTTTACCTCAAGGACATCTGGCCCTCACGCGATGAGATCCAGGAAAACATCCTCAAGGGCCTCAAGCCCGAGATGTTCCGCGAGAAGTACTCGACCATCAACGAAGCCAACCCCGAGTGGAACGAAATCCCGATCACCGAGGGCGACGTGTACAAGTGGGACGGCGACTCGACCTACATCCAGCTGCCGCCCTTCTTCGAGGGCTTCACGCCGGAGCCCGGCACGATCGATGCCCTGACCGACATGCGCCCGCTGGCGCTGCTGGGTGACTCCGTCACTACGGACCACATTTCCCCCGCTGGCTCCTTTAAGCCCGAGACCCCCGCCGGTAAATATCTGGTGGAGAAGGGTGTCGATCCTAAGGACTTCAATTCCTACGGCTCGCGCCGCGGTAACGACCGCATCATGACCCGCGGTACCTTCGCCAACGTGCGCATCAAGAACCGCATGGCCGACGGCAAGGAAGGCGGCTTCACCAAGCTCCAGCCCGAGGGCGAGGTCACCACGATCTTCGACGCCTGCCAGGAGTACAAAAAGCGCGAGACCCCGCTGATCGTCTTCGGTGGTGTGGACTATGGCATGGGTAGCTCCCGTGACTGGGCCGCCAAGGGTACGGCGCTGCTCGGCGTTCGCGCCGTGGTCGCCAAATCCTTTGAGCGCATCCACCGCAGCAACCTGATCGGCATGGGCGTCATGCCCCTGTGCTTCCAGGAAGGCGAAAGCATCGACACTCTCGGCCTCGACGGTACCGAAACCTTCTCCCTCCTCGGGATTGATGACGACATCAAGCCCGGCCAGGACGTTACGCTCGAAATCAAGAAAGCCGATGGCTCTACCGCGCAGGCGACCCTCAAGCTGCGCATCGACACGGCGATCGAGGTCGAGTACTACCGCCATGGCGGCATCCTTCCGTATGTTTTAAGAAACCTCCTTTAA